The window CACTATATTTATCTTCTGAGTTGTTCTTGAGCTTTCAAAGtctataagaggctactctgcattcatgaaggagatttttagtagaacttttcaactgtcttggattaacaactaacTAAGTTGTAAGCAAATAAAAATCCTTAGCCTTCTTacttttttatgttattattttgcGTGTTAATTAATTGTTATCCAATATTATGTCCTTGCTAAAAAATAGTAGCAAGagaaattgttctaacttattttGGCAggttattcatcccctctagtcgGTCCATGACAATCCAACAGAATAGGCGTTTAGTGTTGGCGGTAACATATTGGATGAATGATGATCAATTttatctcccaactcattggaagcccaaccATTACTCGACGATTGGTCCAGAGCAAAAAAAatcaaggaatgcaactttcagatgacaaaGTCGAAAAATTTGATACCAAATAAACAAATACTATGGGAATGGAAAATAGAAGTGAGTAACAATGTCACTTTTTAAGATAAAAGGATAAAAAGGTAAGAGAACTATGtgagctttgattcccctataTTCTAAGGGGATATGTAGGCAACTTAATAAGTGTAAGTCTTTTTTTTATgagtttataatttaatttttttaatataataatcttgaactgtGGTGAACCATGCATGAATCATGAACTGACGGTTCTAAATAGTGAATCGTAATTGTCTTGGATGGTTAAGGGTCGCCCCCAAAAATCGTTAAATCTGTGGTTCCAAACCATTAAACCATTAGCTTTAGGTCAGGTCTAATGACAATGATTACACTTGATATAACCATTTTTCTTATCCTTTGTTTGTTTGTGCTAACAATTTGTAGCTTTATGTTTTTGACAATAACTACATTCAATATAACCATGTCCTCAACCTCTATGATAACCACCATCTCATCTTCCTCTTTGAAACTCAAAACTTTGATTTTCATTGTTGTCATTTTGATGATATTGTTGATTATTTCTTCCTCTTCCGCAAGAGTTTGAATCATCACGCCCTCTGAAATTTTTGTCCTTGCTGCGATAGCATAAACCACAACCTCTAATAGAAACTTGAAATTTAAGAGCTTTATCCGATTGTTGTGATGGAGGAAATATTAAATTAATCTTCACTTCATGGGCTTTCAGAATACCTTATAGATCCTCCAAAGTCATTACATTCAAATCTCTTATTTGCTCAATAACAGtaataagattaaaatatttttaagaagagAACGAAGTACCGTTTATACAATTCTGAGTTCATCTAAAGCTTCATCATTCGAAGCAATTTGATTCACTATAGAaccattttttataaaataatagacAACACTATCATTTACTTTCTTCTCTAATTTTTCAAATTATGATCTCAAAATTTGAAGTTGAACATTTTTCACTTGTCCATCACCTTATAAGCTTTTTGTAGAATTTCTCAAGTTTGCGTTGATGTTGTTGCTTTGTGGATTTTCTTATATGATCCTATGTGAAAGCTAGATAGACGGCGCGCTGGGTAGGTGATTGCAAGGTTGACTGAATGATGACTTTAGATGGGAATGAAAATTCTTCCTGAGTATACTCGAAAGAGAAGACAAACATTAGTGCCCAAAAACCAGGGAAGCGATCCCTAGCGAAGAcccttcgacactcaagtcagtatgATGTCCGTGCGGGAAAATGAATAGTAGTTATGTAGCATAGTGTGTCCAAGCGTATGTATCTCAAAAAGCACCTTAAAGTATACCTTACTATCAGAGAGGACCCCCTCTTTATATACCATGTCTCAAAACCTCCGCAATCATAAGGTggcagagaatgtcgggtgtaaGAAGTTATCGAGTAAGGGAATATGTATTCTAGGAGGTGTATAGTTACCACCCGAGGAATCTTTCATTACCCGTGTACACCCTTTTTGTAACTGATGTCATTAATGAGGCGGTTAAAGGAATATGCTGTCATAAAGTATCGGCTAAAGGGAAATGTAGAGTCACCTTCGAGGAAGGTTCTATTAAATGTCCATGTAATaacagaagaatattctctgataaAGTGTTACGATTCTCTGGTAATATGATCCCCAAAGATATCTTGGCCAGATATTTAGCCGACCGGATGCATGTATAAGAGCAGAATATTGAGTATGGTAGGACGAACAAAACTTAAGACCGCTCGGATATAGATTGTGTAATGCAGGAGATCCGATGATGAAGTAATGGGAAGCCAAGCCCCCTAGGTTCAGACGGTTTGTAAAATTAACCGATCATATATAGGGATACTTGTTTCTGAAGAATGGTGGACTAAGCCCTCGAGAAGCCCGACCAGTAATTTCAGTCGATCGTCCTTGTGCTGAGAGACTTGTCCTTGAAGTGATATTTGAGCTCTGGAAATCCAGTCAAGTTTCTTCTGAGATTTGCACTATATGTTTACTTGGCGAAGATAAGTCAGTCGTTTATCCGGCCGCCTGTATACAGGAGGACAGGATAATGAACAATCAAGGCTCATATGTTTAACTTATTAACATATCAACTCACTATATGCTAGGCACCCAGAGCGGGACGCTAGATTCCTGGGTCCTATCCGAATATTATTCCCGACCAACTTTATGGTTGGTCGGGACTCTCTTAAATCCGGACAGATGATGGCTAGTCAAATATATACTAGGTGTCTTACTACCGACAGGAAGTACTAGGCTCCATTGGTCAGACCGGCCTCTTGATCGGTCATCCTTGTACTGAGGGCCTTAGCATTGGGCGAGGAGTCAAGCCTGATTGTGAGTGGCCGCTGATAACTACttctccttgactttgactgtcacgtttccttgactttgactaccacatCATACCTAGGCTTATTCATAACAACCTGTATTATCGTACATCTCGTTGTCTATTGTGAGATTGATCAGATTGAGAGCATGAGTGTTATACTTTTGATTATCCATCGAAACTTTCTTTTCAGTATCATttaaggcttcttcatcttcaggcTCAATAAACTCTTTATCGACTATATTCTATAAGTCGAATGCTTTTAAGTAAACTTCAAATCTGTTACTCCAATAATAATAATCTATGAAAGTATATAGAAAAGGAGTAGCAACATTTCTAAATATCATTTTTCTTGAGTCTCGCCTCGTTCTTCTGATACCAATAGAAGGGGAGAAGATATGATATTTAGGGATAGAATATAGCTAAGGAAGAGatgaaattttttttctcataataTTTTTTCATGTCACAACTTGCTTATATAGCCATGACAAAGAATTCTAAAGAACAATACAGATCTTTCCATATTAAACATGCTATTATATTTTTCTATTCAAATGTATGTAGTTGACAATTTAATCCAACATAATAATTTAATTAGTCACTgcctaatttaataaaatttgacatgatgatcaaaataatttagttttagtcCCAAATGCAATTTAGTTTAGACTTCCAACGTGACTTTGAGAAACTTCCAAGAAGGCGGTTCTGTGTTTGAGCAGATCAAGAAGCAACTGAAGGAGCTCGGAGTAGACCCgacggacccggcccgggcccgtaaccgggtcaacgggccggttgcccgttgacccggttcgccgggtcgaaccggaaccggcccggcaagttgccgggccggttccggttcattggatgtaaaaccggcgaaccgccggttaatcggcgggttgaaccggcggttcagccgcagaattttttttttttttttttttaaacggcttgaaccgccggttaaccggcggttcatagccgttggaaccgccggttaaccggcggttcgtagccgttgggagggttttttaggtatttttttcaacggttaggatcatttgaccgttttttgatcaatggctatgatttagtgtccgttactatcaaaactctataaatagagagcttatttcatcatttttcacacacatcttctctactcttaatctcattttcgtattctctaatctttCGCTtcttttcaattacaatggaaggaggtcgtAGTCTCAGCTCGAAAAGCAATAATGAATCaatggaggaggaccccaacattcaatctaccgatgatgagatcgagcatcttccgaatccgacacccgaaacacaaggaaaaaccgatgcaattacttctaaggttcgggaacttcctcctctaaagtcttctatttttactaaacattttgagaaggtcactcttccgtcgggagaaatgcgtgcaaaatgtaaacactgcaatgcttcctacaaattccaagccggcggcggctatgggtcgttgaaacgacatgtagaaacgaagcacccgacggaatatggactcgaccgttctcaaacacaattatcaagattttcttcaactagcggtagtaccgattccgatttatttttatattcggataataaattaagagaatcattagctaaatttgtttatgtagaacatctttcttttagttttggatctaaatgcacatttgaagatttttgtaaagaatctcttaatccatgtgctaaacgtgttcctaggactacacttactcgtacaattaaaaaattagtaaaacaaggaaaaaagaatttaattgatgaatttagtaaattagataataaagtttctttatgttccgatatttggagtgatcattggcaaacacattcgtatatgggtgtgacttgtcattggatcgataactcttggaatctccaaaaaagattattagcttatagagtttttgatgaatcacataatgctcataatatcgcacaattattatgtttaattttagaagaatatggtttaactcataaaatattttcaatatcattagataatgctagttctaataccgcttgtatagatgatctaaaatttgtttgtcaacctattattggaggtttattttttcatattcgttgtgtatgccatgttttaaatttatgtgttcaagatggtttaaaaattttagaaagttatattaaaccaattagaattgcaatttcttatttatggtctcatccatctataatgaaacaatgggtaggttttgtaaaattaatggaatgagacctaaaaaatttccacgtgatgtaccaacacgttggaattcaacataccaattattacaagattcatttcaatataaagaattattatgttcattttttgcacaaaacactaatgctaatatatatttattttcacaacaatggaatatttgtagtagtatttgtgaaattttaaaagtatttaatgatgcaaccgaataacttttcggtgtttattatcccactgctcaattagttttagaaaatttttctaatatagtattagttttaaatgaacatattaataatgaatctttatctccttgcatcttagctatgaaaactaaatgagaaaaatatttttatttaattcctgaaatttatttaattgcatttgctttagatcctagatttaaattagaagttttacaagaaatgttaactttatattatgatgctttaattccaattaaagattcttcttcccctgatccagctaatattatatataatattagaatttatttatatgatatttataatcaatattatgcaaaatatggaacacaaattaatatttctgaaattcaacaaactactagtagtaatttaaaacttacaaaagcacaactcttattaaaagaacggacaaaacgtccacggggatcctcaagttccacacagaacttgagaattattttacgacttcttttgattttaatgaggcagatagcgaaaacttcgatatcttaaagtggtggtcacagaaggctcaaagctttcccgttctctccgtgatcgcaaaagaaattttagcttgccagtgtcaactgttgctgtggagcagacgttcagtgccgtggcaacatattagatgaacgacgatcaactttgtctctcgactcattggaagcccaagcattactggacgattgtaCCAGAGCGGAGAAATGAATTtgaggaatgcaactttcagatgacgaagttgaagattttgatactgaaggaacaaatacgacaggaacaggaaatggaagtgaatgaaaatgtaaaaggataaaaatgtaaaagaactacgtgggctttgattcccctaaagggatacgtaggcaacttaaataagtgcaagccctttttttaataaattttaatttctaatttttaatgtttaatgtttaatttttaatttttaatttttattaacatattaatcttgaaccgtgacgaaccgtgacgaaccgtgaaccgaaccgtgaaccggcggttctgaaccgtgaaccataaccgtcttgggcggttaaggttaagggtcgacctgcctggaaccgtcgaaccggcggttccgaaccgtcgaaccgtcggttccgaaccgtggtcaggtctagctCGGAGTCCATGTTGCTGACAAGGAAAAGGTTGAGGGAAAGTTTAAGGATGCGGTTACCCAggatcaactcaaaccctgaagAATCCCACGGCAGCCCCTCTATAACCTACCTAGTATAGCTTGTGCTGGCTCGGTTCCTATAACTGATGCTCGTCCCTCTCTAGTGCCGTCATAAATGCAGATTTCATAGATGGCAAAAAAGATGAAATCTTTGTAGATTTTAAAGGGTATATATTGGCTATTGCAGATCTATTCCTAATCTACCTAATTCTAAGTTAGCCCGCGTGCCATCTTTGTTAGCGATAGAATAGGAAGTACATGGTATTGGTAAGATTGTTCCCAAAAGACGCGATTGAGTTCTGCAGATGTTTTTGATTAACAAACAGATCATTGGGAATTAAACCGGCCGGCCTCGGCCTGGAAAACTCCGGCCCAGTTGGCAGTGAAACGCCCCGTCGGAAAACGCCAAGCAACGTGTTAACGGACGTTAAGTTTCGTTGCGGGAGCTGACGTGGCTCTCCGGGCCGCACCCTCTTGCGTAGAAACATGGGGACTGCCCTCCACCTTGATGACACCTCATCACTCCTCTGTTCGCCTTCCTCATCCATCTTCTCCACTTCTCTCTACCCTCCTCCGCACCCCATCGGATTCCTCTCCTCGATCCTGATCTGCTACTAGAAGTTTCTCGATCGCGTCCAGCTCCAATTCAGACGATAATTTATTGCAATCGTCGAGAAGAATCGGGGGAAAGAACGAGGGAAAAGCTATCGGCCATCAGTCCGGAAGCATCTCTTGCTACCGGTGGGATTGTGGGATTATTTGCAGCCGTTTTCCATGTACTTCGTTTTTCTTGATCTTTACCTGCACGATCTGACTCGATCTGCACTTAAAAATCCGATCTTTTCATCTTCTTTCTGCTCCGTTTGTCTTCGCGGTCCTATCGTCTGCCTCTAGGCCCTCGAATTTCATCTCTTTTCTTGGGAAGGAAGCTTTGTATTGATTCTAGTTGGTATTTTGTCTCTAAGTTGACCTAAAGATGCAATATTTGGTTTCCGTTGAGGGAAAGAACAATATTTGGTTCCCTGTTATCATTGCTGTTAGAATACATTTTGTGGACATTTGAATGTTTCTTCTGTCAgttaatcttttttaaaaaattttatcatttttgtcaACTGGACTTGTTCTACAAGTTTGCttgtttccttttgttttctGTTCCGTGGTGTGTGCAACAAACTCAGAATCTATTGACGATTGTTGGATGCGTTAAGCAAAATATCTTGTGGAGAGGAATACTTTTCTCTGAGAAGATCATTGGGAATATGCTTTGTTTGGGAACTGGTACCGCCTGGATCATTTCCTTCCTTCCTGTACTTTTCCCCCTTTTTTGAGGGGTTTCTTCTATGAGGCTGAGACTTGCTACAGATCGTCCAGGACAAAGGTTGCTTCTAAATTTTTCACGAACGTTGTCACAATAATTTTGAGCTCCAGCCTTAGACTTGATCACCTTTTCCTGAGTAATTGCTTTAAAATCCTGCCCGTGTCATTGAACCGCATATTGCCAAGCtaaattttcttctctttctcttttaaaCAAAGACTTATCCAATCCAAAGCTTCTGAACTTGTTTTGTTGAGAAATCTTGCTTCAGTTCTTTGATTAAATCCACAATCTCCATTTGCGTTATGATTGCTTTTCCTACTTGTCTTGTATGAGTTTGCCACATTTTTCTGAACATAAATGTCTCTCGATTTGTCTTTCTTAAGTTTGTAAGTGTATTGCTTTGACTTGCGGTTTGTCTCTGCGCCTTTATTTGGATGGTTTCCTATGAAATTAACTTACGTTATGACTGAGATGTTAACCATCTTCTCTCTGTTCTTATTCAACTAGGTTCTTCATATGTCAATGTACTTTGTGACAAAGATCTTCTGAAATTGTATAAGTTGGAGGATTAAAATCAGCATATCTGACTTGTGCTTGTGGAAACACTGACTTTAAAAGTAATGTGAAGGATTGTTCGGGGTCTCTACTACCACTTCAATTTGTCACTTTCTTGAAGTGGGACTCTGGAGGTGGTGTTCGATGATAAGCTTGAATTAGCCGTACTGCTTGAGGTTTGAGAACTAAGAATTAGACAGTGCCCTATGGACGCCACCGCCAGTGGTGGCAGTTCCTCGATACCGTTTCGCACAGTTGTGGATTCATCCCTCCCACTTGTGCCCCCATTGCAGCAAACATTCCAACGAATGCAGCGGCATTGCTTTGGTGATTCTACCCCAGGGGAATTCCCCTTGGCTGCAAATCCCTCAATTGTTCTCCATGTCCTTACTGCTTGCAATTTGAATCCCCAGGATCTTGCTAATCTAGAGGCAAGTGCATTCTGATGTTTCTTTTGTTGATAGAATTGATATTGCCGCTGATGGATTCTGCTGTTTGTGGCAGGCAACATGTACATTCTTCAGGAAGCCTGCCAATTTTACTCCTGACTTTCAATTATCTATTGCCGAGCTTGCAGCTCTGGACATGTGTCAAAAACGGGCCATATTTAAGCCAATGTCTGCTGAAGAGAGGGACTTTCTTAAACAACGCAGTGGTGGATCCTGGAAATTAGTACTTAGGTATATATTGGCCGGTGAGGCATGTTGCCGACGAGAGAATTCGCATGCAATCGCTGGGCCTGGTCATAGCATTGCCGTGACTTCTTCTGGATCAGTGTATTCCTTTGGGTCCAACAACTCAGGGCAGCTTGGGCATGGCACCACTGAAGAGGAGTGGAGACCTCGACTTATAAGGTTCATTTAAATTTCCAGTTGCTTCGTACGCTCGATGCACATTAACACATAACAAGGACGGGAAACATTTGCTGCTTCACAGATCATTGCTAGGCATTAGGATTATACAAGCAGCAGCTGGAGCAGGGAGAACAATGCTGATCAGTGATGGTGGAAGAGTTTATGCATTTGGAAAGGACTCATTTGGAGAGGCGGAATATGCAGTGCAAGGATCCACCATGGTAACTACTCCCCAATTGGTGGAATCattgaaaaatatatatgttgttcaGGCGGCAATCGGGAACTTCTTCACTGCGGTTCTTTCTCGAGAAGGCAGGGTCTACACCTTCTGCTGGGGGACTGACTCGAAGCTCGGCCATCAGACCGAACAGAATGATCCGGTACCTCGTCTCCTTCTAGGTCCTCTTGAAAACATACCAGTGGTTCAGATTGCTGCTGGCTATTGTTACCTGCTAGCATTGGCCTGCCAATCAAGTGGCATGTAAGTTACATTCTACTTGTACTCTTTAAAATCGGTGGCTCTGAGTTTTCTCTTTTACAGTTACCTCTAGTAGAATTGCAGCAACTGCGTCAACTATCAATTTGTTTTTGTATGCTTCATTGGATCTTCTGCTGCATGAGTTATCTATATCATATCCTACACAGGTCGAAGATTGAATGCAATGTCAAATTTATGCCTTTACATTTATATGATGCAGGTCTGTCTACTCTGTGGGCTGTGGCTTGGGAGGGAAGCTGGGGCATGGTTCAAGGACGGATGAAAAGTACCCAAGGTTGATCGAGCAGTTTCAGACCCTAAACCTGCAACCTGTGGTGGTTGCAGCAGGTGCTTGGCATGCTGCTGTTGTGGGACGAGATGGGCGTGTGTGCACATGGGGATGGGGACGCTACGGCTGCTTGGGCCATGGGAATGAGGAGTGTGAATCTGTTCCCAAGGTGGTAGAATCCCTGGGCAATATCAAGGCCGTACATGTCGCAACTGGCGACTATACTACGTTTGTCGTGTCCGACACTGGGGATGTTTACTCATTTGGCTGCGGAGAGTCCTCGAGCTTGGGGCATTCGACTGCCATCGAGGCTCAGGTTTGCCATGCTCCTCTAGCTATGAGCAATCTGCATGTATCAGCTGACTTAAAGCTTTGATCCCTTTTGCAGGGCAACAGGCATGCCAACGTGCTCAGCCCAAAACTAGTTACTTCGCTGAAGAACATCAATGAGAGGGTAGTTCAAATCAGCCTCACAAACTCAATCTACTGGAATGCACATACCTTCGCTCTAACAGATTCTGGGAAACTGTATGCATTTGGAGCCGGGGACAAGGGCCAACTTGGGATTGAACTTGTTGCACAGCAGACAGAAAGTGGGACGCCAGAGCGCGTCGATGTGGATCTTGATTAAGTCCACTAGCACCATTATACCTTTTGATTCTCTGCAGTTCCTTTTAATTTGTTATGGCACCTGCCTGCATTATTTCTACCTCCACAATCGCTGCCAACCGCCACGATCACCACCAAACAACATTGTGACTGAACAAAGACCTCTTTGTTCATATAACATTACAACTCATTCTGTTCATAGTTCATGTTGGTGTGTGCATAACAAAGAACCCTGTTAGATGCATGGTCCAGCTCGAGGAAGTCCatccatgtgtcaatttgatggATCCATCATATCCTTAACGGGCAGGTAAAGCAAACACTGTTATCATATCAGCCGCTTTAATTTGGCTTGTGCAATTCTGAAAAGTTATATCCAGCGAGGTAGACAGACTGCGGTGGTCCAGGCGACCAGCGGGTCAAATGGGTAAGTGGACCTGGTGGATGCGTAGGGTTTATTTATTAAATTGGTCAAGTTGATCAGATTAGTGGATTAATACGAGCTAACTAGGTAGGCTGTTTGAGGAAGAGATGAGATCAGATAAGACAAaacatttcatgatattttcctcattgtaaaaaaaaatcttgCTTATTTATTATTCATGACATTCCAACAAATAAAGAAATCCAAATGAAATATCCATTTAGATCAAATTTGAAATGGATTGTGTGCTTGGAAACGTCCATATGAGGCAATTCTTACTTATTAAGGTATAGCTAGGCCACCAAAAACTTTTAAGTGCCTGATCATGCGTGAACTGATTTGTCAGAATCTTGTGCAGACAAGCTAGGGGCGTGGTTGTTTTGGGATTTTTTTCTGTCAAAAATCTTGTCACCGTTATGAACCTGatttaattagtttttcaaattgttTTTTCTCCCTGAGCATTGATTTTTGactgttgtttttttttaaccTTGTTTTG is drawn from Zingiber officinale cultivar Zhangliang chromosome 1B, Zo_v1.1, whole genome shotgun sequence and contains these coding sequences:
- the LOC122053476 gene encoding probable E3 ubiquitin-protein ligase HERC4, with the translated sequence MDATASGGSSSIPFRTVVDSSLPLVPPLQQTFQRMQRHCFGDSTPGEFPLAANPSIVLHVLTACNLNPQDLANLEATCTFFRKPANFTPDFQLSIAELAALDMCQKRAIFKPMSAEERDFLKQRSGGSWKLVLRYILAGEACCRRENSHAIAGPGHSIAVTSSGSVYSFGSNNSGQLGHGTTEEEWRPRLIRSLLGIRIIQAAAGAGRTMLISDGGRVYAFGKDSFGEAEYAVQGSTMVTTPQLVESLKNIYVVQAAIGNFFTAVLSREGRVYTFCWGTDSKLGHQTEQNDPVPRLLLGPLENIPVVQIAAGYCYLLALACQSSGMSVYSVGCGLGGKLGHGSRTDEKYPRLIEQFQTLNLQPVVVAAGAWHAAVVGRDGRVCTWGWGRYGCLGHGNEECESVPKVVESLGNIKAVHVATGDYTTFVVSDTGDVYSFGCGESSSLGHSTAIEAQGNRHANVLSPKLVTSLKNINERVVQISLTNSIYWNAHTFALTDSGKLYAFGAGDKGQLGIELVAQQTESGTPERVDVDLD